One genomic region from Bacillus sp. SLBN-46 encodes:
- the spoIIIAE gene encoding stage III sporulation protein AE: MKQRLQIIPIIILVFFFLLTPSVQAAEEPKANTSSLSPQELVDAQLETLDLEELKQFWEDITDKYGGFLPESQKGSLYDFIKGDKKFSFKQWGQGILKFAFHEFVANGKLLGSLIMLTIFSMFLQSMQNAFEKSAISKVAYSIVYMVLVILALNSFHIAISYTNEAIGTMTSFILALVPLLLALIAASGGLISAAFFHPVILFLMNMSGLFMQYIILPLLFLATLLSIVSTMSEQYKVSQLAQLLRNWSIGLMGLFLTVFLGVISVQGASAAVTDGVTIRTAKFVTGNFIPVIGRMFTDATDTVVSASVLLKNTVGIAGVAILLIIVAFPAIKILMIAFIYKFAAAILQPLGGGPIIKCLDIISKSVIYVFAALGIVSLMFFLSITVIVAAGNLTMMMR, from the coding sequence ATGAAGCAGAGGCTGCAGATTATTCCTATTATCATTCTTGTATTCTTTTTTTTACTCACTCCAAGTGTCCAAGCTGCTGAAGAGCCGAAAGCTAACACTTCCTCTCTTTCTCCACAGGAGCTTGTTGATGCTCAACTGGAAACCTTAGATTTAGAGGAGTTAAAACAATTTTGGGAGGACATTACTGATAAGTATGGTGGGTTTCTCCCAGAAAGTCAGAAGGGAAGTTTATATGATTTCATAAAAGGAGATAAGAAATTTTCCTTTAAGCAATGGGGTCAGGGGATCTTGAAATTCGCTTTTCATGAATTTGTAGCAAATGGGAAATTGCTTGGTTCGTTAATTATGTTAACCATATTTAGTATGTTCCTGCAATCTATGCAAAACGCGTTTGAGAAAAGTGCGATTAGTAAGGTGGCCTATTCCATTGTTTATATGGTTCTTGTCATCCTTGCGCTTAATAGTTTTCATATTGCTATCAGCTACACAAATGAAGCGATTGGGACTATGACGTCCTTTATCCTGGCACTTGTTCCTCTTCTGCTAGCATTAATTGCTGCTTCTGGAGGACTTATATCGGCCGCATTTTTCCATCCTGTGATTTTATTTCTAATGAATATGAGTGGTTTATTCATGCAATATATCATTCTTCCACTTTTATTCTTAGCAACATTGTTAAGTATCGTAAGTACAATGTCCGAACAATACAAAGTTTCGCAGTTAGCTCAGTTACTGAGAAACTGGAGTATCGGATTAATGGGTCTATTCTTAACCGTGTTTTTGGGTGTGATCTCGGTTCAAGGTGCATCCGCTGCAGTAACGGATGGTGTCACAATAAGGACGGCAAAATTTGTTACCGGTAATTTCATTCCCGTAATTGGCAGAATGTTTACGGACGCAACAGATACGGTTGTAAGTGCTTCGGTTCTATTAAAAAATACTGTTGGGATTGCAGGAGTAGCTATTTTGCTAATTATCGTTGCTTTCCCAGCAATAAAAATATTAATGATCGCTTTCATTTATAAATTCGCAGCTGCCATTCTTCAACCATTAGGCGGTGGTCCAATCATTAAATGCTTGGATATTATCAGTAAAAGTGTCATTTATGTTTTTGCTGCATTAGGGATTGTTTCACTGATGTTCTTTTTAAGTATTACAGTCATTGTCGCGGCTGGAAATCTAACAATGATGATGAGATAG
- a CDS encoding Asp23/Gls24 family envelope stress response protein yields MSEFSVLEMDQGNNGHGKIEIAPEVIEVIAGIAAAEVEGVAGMRGNFATGVVERLGKKNHGKGVKVELTETGIKVDVYCMMKFGVSIPSVAGKVQDNIRQALLNMTALDAEEVNIHVVGIQFENQKHEPEVDQEV; encoded by the coding sequence ATGAGCGAATTTAGTGTGTTAGAAATGGACCAAGGAAATAATGGTCATGGTAAAATTGAAATTGCTCCTGAAGTGATTGAAGTGATTGCTGGTATTGCTGCTGCTGAAGTAGAAGGTGTTGCGGGCATGAGAGGCAACTTTGCAACAGGGGTTGTAGAACGATTAGGCAAGAAAAATCACGGTAAAGGTGTTAAGGTTGAACTGACCGAAACAGGGATTAAAGTAGATGTATACTGCATGATGAAGTTTGGGGTATCCATCCCTTCTGTTGCTGGTAAAGTCCAAGATAATATTCGTCAAGCATTACTTAATATGACTGCTTTAGATGCTGAAGAAGTGAACATACATGTAGTTGGGATTCAATTTGAAAACCAAAAGCATGAGCCAGAAGTAGATCAAGAAGTATAA
- the spoIIIAB gene encoding stage III sporulation protein SpoIIIAB, translated as MIKLLGAIIIIVATTWTGFEAAKHLSERPRQLRALRSALQSLEAEIMYGHTPLHEASRRLAEQLTNPLSTFFDSFAKKLTDTETTVKEAWETSLKEVWKATALKQGEFEIMKQFGETLGRHDRFSQQKHIMLTLSHLEREEADAIDRQAKYEKMVKSLGFLSGLLLIILLF; from the coding sequence ATGATTAAGCTATTAGGGGCTATTATCATAATTGTTGCCACTACTTGGACAGGGTTTGAGGCTGCAAAACATTTAAGTGAGCGGCCGAGGCAGCTTAGAGCACTAAGGTCGGCGCTGCAGTCACTTGAAGCAGAAATCATGTATGGACATACACCATTGCATGAAGCATCAAGGAGACTAGCTGAACAACTTACTAACCCACTATCCACCTTTTTTGACTCATTTGCAAAGAAACTTACAGACACAGAAACAACTGTTAAAGAAGCTTGGGAAACAAGTTTAAAAGAGGTTTGGAAGGCGACAGCCTTAAAACAGGGTGAATTTGAAATTATGAAGCAGTTTGGGGAAACCCTTGGTCGTCATGATCGCTTTTCCCAACAAAAACATATTATGCTAACTCTTTCCCATCTTGAAAGAGAAGAAGCGGATGCCATCGACCGGCAAGCAAAATATGAAAAAATGGTAAAGAGCCTAGGATTTTTGTCGGGATTGTTACTAATTATTTTATTATTTTAG
- a CDS encoding CcmD family protein, giving the protein MNYEYMLGAYSVAWGVIFAYMLIVGKRHTKLKKEIEFLKQLEK; this is encoded by the coding sequence ATGAACTATGAATATATGTTGGGTGCCTATTCCGTAGCATGGGGTGTAATTTTTGCGTATATGCTTATTGTGGGTAAAAGACATACGAAGCTGAAGAAGGAAATAGAGTTCTTAAAACAACTAGAAAAATAA
- the accB gene encoding acetyl-CoA carboxylase biotin carboxyl carrier protein: MLKVQEIRELIKLVDQSSIDEFVYENEGSKIQMKKNAAAVVTTVQPVLQAAPVQTAPAPVAVPAAVAETKQEAPKVEATNQVDTSNLHKITSPMVGTFYASPTPDADVYVKAGDKVSKDSIVCIVEAMKLFNEIEAEVNGEIVEVLVQNGQLVEYGQPLFLVKPE; the protein is encoded by the coding sequence ATGTTAAAAGTACAAGAAATTCGTGAATTAATTAAATTGGTAGACCAGTCCAGCATTGATGAATTTGTATATGAAAATGAAGGCTCAAAAATTCAAATGAAGAAAAATGCTGCAGCGGTGGTAACGACAGTTCAACCAGTTCTACAAGCTGCACCTGTTCAAACAGCACCAGCTCCAGTCGCTGTACCTGCTGCCGTAGCAGAAACAAAACAAGAAGCACCGAAAGTGGAAGCGACAAACCAAGTTGATACATCCAATCTACATAAAATCACATCACCTATGGTAGGTACTTTTTATGCTTCGCCAACACCAGATGCAGATGTTTATGTAAAAGCAGGAGATAAGGTATCAAAAGATTCAATCGTATGTATTGTTGAAGCAATGAAATTATTTAATGAAATTGAAGCTGAAGTAAATGGCGAAATTGTAGAAGTACTAGTTCAAAATGGTCAATTAGTAGAATACGGACAGCCTTTATTTTTAGTAAAGCCTGAATAA
- the spoIIIAF gene encoding stage III sporulation protein AF, with translation MEFLTEWVTNIILFILLATVIDMLLPNSGLQKYTKMVTGLLLIAIILTPIFKLISKDFETTLASIPSFQAPGEKNMKNLIDLKKKEIQASQHAYILEEMAVQLKKDVKEELMEQYGLEIAKVDIAINEESDQAFPENLQKVMVLLRQPENGVKTVEAIKQIEINTEKPLPSKGSTEETEKIASFLSQKWNVTEETVEVSIEGGIKKKNG, from the coding sequence ATGGAGTTTTTAACAGAGTGGGTAACGAATATTATTTTATTTATCCTGTTAGCAACGGTAATTGATATGCTCCTTCCTAATTCAGGTCTGCAAAAGTATACGAAGATGGTTACAGGATTGCTCTTAATTGCTATTATTCTCACCCCCATCTTTAAATTAATCTCCAAAGACTTTGAAACGACACTTGCATCGATCCCTTCATTTCAAGCACCGGGTGAAAAAAATATGAAAAATTTAATAGATTTAAAGAAAAAAGAAATACAAGCTTCCCAACATGCATATATTTTAGAAGAAATGGCTGTCCAGCTAAAAAAGGACGTTAAGGAGGAGTTGATGGAACAATACGGATTGGAGATAGCAAAAGTTGATATAGCAATAAATGAAGAAAGCGACCAAGCATTCCCTGAAAACCTCCAAAAGGTTATGGTTCTTCTGAGACAACCGGAAAATGGCGTAAAGACAGTCGAAGCGATAAAACAAATCGAAATAAACACTGAAAAACCTCTTCCATCAAAAGGATCAACAGAAGAAACAGAAAAAATTGCCTCATTTCTTTCGCAAAAATGGAATGTAACTGAAGAAACTGTAGAAGTTTCGATTGAAGGGGGGATTAAAAAGAAGAATGGATAA
- the folD gene encoding bifunctional methylenetetrahydrofolate dehydrogenase/methenyltetrahydrofolate cyclohydrolase FolD: MTATIINGKEIAEKKRVEIAEEVKRIKGQGVTPGLAVILVGDDHASRTYVTNKEKACKQLGMNSLLIEMHEEVSEEELLQKIRELNEDSEVHGILVQLPLPKHIDEKKVIESISPLKDVDGFHPINIGRMMTGQNAFLPCTPYGIMVLLEESGISIPGKHVVVVGRSNIVGKPVGQLFLNQHATVTYCHSKTRDLKLHTNQADILVAAVGIPNFIKAEHVKDNAVVIDVGINRNEAGKLCGDVAFDEVSKKAGYITPVPKGVGPMTITMLMYNTLKSAAESLNRNK; encoded by the coding sequence ATGACAGCCACAATTATTAATGGAAAAGAGATCGCCGAGAAAAAAAGAGTAGAAATTGCTGAAGAGGTTAAAAGGATAAAAGGGCAAGGGGTCACACCAGGGTTAGCGGTTATCCTTGTCGGTGATGACCATGCTTCTCGAACATATGTTACAAATAAAGAAAAGGCTTGTAAACAACTAGGGATGAATTCACTATTAATTGAAATGCATGAAGAGGTTTCAGAAGAAGAACTTCTTCAAAAGATTAGGGAGTTAAACGAAGATTCTGAAGTACATGGAATCTTAGTTCAATTGCCTCTTCCTAAACATATCGATGAAAAAAAGGTGATTGAATCCATTTCTCCATTAAAAGATGTAGATGGGTTTCATCCAATAAATATTGGCAGGATGATGACAGGACAGAATGCTTTCCTCCCTTGTACACCATATGGGATTATGGTTTTACTTGAAGAGTCGGGCATATCCATTCCAGGAAAGCATGTTGTGGTTGTAGGGCGGAGTAATATCGTAGGTAAGCCAGTAGGTCAATTATTCTTAAATCAGCATGCAACAGTCACATACTGTCATTCAAAAACAAGGGACTTAAAGTTACATACCAATCAAGCAGATATCCTTGTTGCTGCAGTTGGCATTCCAAACTTCATAAAGGCTGAACATGTCAAAGATAATGCAGTTGTTATCGATGTAGGGATTAATAGGAATGAGGCAGGTAAGCTTTGTGGAGATGTTGCTTTTGATGAAGTAAGTAAAAAAGCAGGATATATTACTCCAGTTCCAAAGGGAGTAGGCCCCATGACCATTACCATGCTTATGTACAATACCTTAAAGTCAGCCGCTGAAAGTCTAAACCGAAATAAGTAG
- a CDS encoding TlpA disulfide reductase family protein, protein MNKRVIKLLVMILIIGMFAFFAYSLVTKGKHTDVGDKAYNFELPNLNGSNTKLADYKGEVVILNYFASWCAPCKDEFPELEAFQKDYGDQYNLLMINRGETQDKIKKVTENNKAGMNYLFDYNAKVSKLYNVTGQPETFVIDKQGVIREHFNGPVTEMQLYNWAKKYNK, encoded by the coding sequence ATGAACAAACGAGTCATCAAATTGCTCGTCATGATTCTAATTATTGGGATGTTTGCTTTCTTTGCTTATAGTCTGGTAACAAAAGGGAAACACACCGATGTAGGCGATAAGGCTTATAATTTTGAACTTCCAAACCTAAATGGCAGCAATACCAAGCTAGCGGATTATAAGGGTGAGGTAGTTATTTTGAATTATTTTGCCAGCTGGTGTGCTCCTTGTAAAGACGAATTCCCAGAGTTAGAAGCTTTCCAAAAAGATTATGGTGATCAATATAATCTTCTTATGATTAATCGTGGAGAGACACAGGATAAGATTAAGAAAGTAACAGAAAACAATAAAGCAGGAATGAATTACCTATTTGATTATAATGCTAAGGTATCAAAATTATATAATGTAACTGGGCAGCCTGAGACGTTTGTTATTGATAAACAAGGAGTAATCAGAGAACACTTTAATGGACCCGTTACAGAAATGCAATTGTATAATTGGGCAAAGAAATATAATAAGTAA
- the accC gene encoding acetyl-CoA carboxylase biotin carboxylase subunit: protein MIKKLLIANRGEIAVRIIRACREMGIESVAVFSEADREALHVQLADEAYCIGPKSSKDSYLNVTNIISVAKLTACDAIHPGYGFLAENADFAELCRECNIIFVGPSPEAITKMGTKDIARETMREAGVPIVPGSTGIINDIEQALELVERIQYPVIIKATAGGGGKGIRVAKNEQELIKGISITQQEAMTAFGNPGVYIEKYIEDFRHVEIQVLADTYGNTIHLGERDCTIQRRLQKLLEETPSPALDGEIREEMGNAAVKAAKAVDYSGAGTVEFIYDYRNRKFYFMEMNTRIQVEHPVTEMVTGIDLIKEQIRVAQGEKLTVNQKDVTFTGWAMECRINAENPEKNFMPSAGKINMYLPPGGLGVRIDSAAYPGYTIPPYYDSMIAKVITYGSTREEAISRMKRALSEFVVEGIQTTIPFHLKLLDHETFVDGQFNTKFLELYDVMKTI from the coding sequence ATGATAAAAAAACTGTTAATTGCAAACAGAGGAGAAATTGCAGTAAGAATTATTCGCGCCTGCCGAGAAATGGGTATTGAATCTGTTGCTGTTTTCTCAGAAGCAGACCGTGAAGCATTACATGTTCAATTGGCAGATGAAGCCTATTGCATTGGACCTAAATCATCAAAAGATAGTTATTTGAACGTGACAAATATTATTAGTGTAGCAAAACTAACTGCCTGCGATGCGATCCACCCTGGCTATGGATTCTTGGCGGAAAATGCAGATTTTGCAGAGCTTTGTAGAGAATGTAATATCATTTTTGTCGGGCCGAGTCCTGAGGCAATTACCAAAATGGGAACGAAGGATATTGCAAGGGAAACTATGCGAGAAGCAGGAGTACCAATCGTTCCAGGTTCAACAGGAATAATTAATGATATCGAGCAAGCTCTTGAACTTGTCGAGAGAATTCAATATCCGGTTATCATTAAAGCAACAGCAGGTGGTGGCGGTAAAGGAATCCGCGTGGCAAAAAACGAACAAGAGTTAATTAAGGGCATTTCGATTACTCAACAGGAAGCAATGACAGCATTCGGTAATCCTGGTGTATATATTGAAAAATATATAGAGGATTTCCGCCATGTAGAAATTCAAGTCCTAGCTGATACCTACGGAAACACGATCCATTTAGGAGAACGTGACTGCACGATCCAACGTCGACTGCAAAAACTTCTTGAAGAAACACCTTCACCAGCACTTGATGGTGAAATTCGAGAAGAAATGGGTAATGCAGCAGTAAAAGCTGCGAAAGCAGTTGATTATTCGGGTGCTGGCACGGTAGAATTTATATATGACTACCGCAATCGTAAGTTTTATTTTATGGAAATGAACACGAGGATTCAGGTTGAGCATCCCGTAACAGAAATGGTCACTGGAATAGACCTCATTAAAGAACAAATTCGTGTGGCACAAGGCGAGAAGCTAACAGTAAATCAAAAGGATGTTACATTTACTGGCTGGGCAATGGAGTGCCGGATTAATGCAGAGAATCCGGAAAAGAACTTTATGCCTTCTGCTGGTAAAATTAATATGTACCTACCTCCTGGCGGGTTAGGCGTGCGTATTGATTCAGCGGCATATCCAGGATATACTATTCCGCCTTATTATGATTCCATGATTGCGAAAGTTATCACATATGGCAGCACTAGGGAAGAGGCAATTTCCAGAATGAAACGGGCATTGAGTGAGTTTGTTGTAGAAGGGATTCAAACCACGATTCCTTTCCACTTAAAGTTACTTGATCATGAAACATTCGTTGACGGACAATTCAATACAAAATTCCTAGAATTGTATGATGTGATGAAGACTATTTAA
- the spoIIIAC gene encoding stage III sporulation protein AC — MGLEVDIIFKIAGVGIVVAFLHTVLDQVGKKEYAQWVTLFGFIYILFQVASIVDDLFQKIKSVFLFQ; from the coding sequence ATGGGTTTAGAAGTGGATATTATTTTCAAAATAGCTGGTGTGGGGATCGTAGTGGCCTTCTTGCATACCGTGCTTGATCAGGTGGGCAAAAAAGAGTATGCACAATGGGTTACCTTATTTGGTTTTATTTATATTTTATTTCAGGTTGCATCTATTGTGGATGACCTGTTCCAGAAAATAAAATCGGTTTTCTTATTTCAATAG
- a CDS encoding SpoIIIAH-like family protein, protein MLLKKQTVWLLTMLSLVVVLSVYYITSPEQKSNDLAAVQQNAKDQMDQKQANSKTEAKDGKTIVSTVAGDDAFEELRMKLDDLRSEMQEDLTTQLASTDLPADERSKVKDQMDRLNQTAQKEEILETLIRTMGYEDALVRADGEQVRVTVKSKKKPSASEANKIIQQVKKEIGETNYVAVEFQPSK, encoded by the coding sequence ATGTTATTAAAGAAACAAACAGTATGGTTATTAACAATGTTAAGCTTAGTGGTTGTCCTTTCGGTGTATTACATTACTTCACCAGAGCAAAAGTCTAATGATCTTGCGGCTGTGCAGCAAAATGCAAAAGATCAAATGGATCAAAAGCAGGCTAATTCAAAAACTGAGGCTAAGGATGGAAAAACAATTGTATCAACTGTAGCAGGTGATGATGCATTTGAGGAACTTCGTATGAAGCTTGATGACCTAAGAAGCGAAATGCAAGAAGATTTAACTACTCAACTAGCTTCCACTGATCTTCCAGCAGATGAGCGTAGTAAGGTGAAAGATCAAATGGATCGATTAAACCAAACTGCTCAAAAAGAAGAAATTCTTGAAACATTAATTAGAACGATGGGTTATGAAGATGCTTTAGTTAGAGCTGATGGAGAGCAAGTAAGGGTAACAGTAAAATCTAAGAAAAAGCCATCAGCTTCAGAAGCAAATAAAATTATTCAACAGGTAAAGAAAGAAATTGGAGAGACCAATTACGTAGCAGTGGAATTCCAGCCATCAAAATAA
- the spoIIIAD gene encoding stage III sporulation protein AD, producing the protein MEIIKIVGVALIATFLALIIKEQKPNFAFLLIVFVGCVIFLFLVDKIYEIIHMLEKLAVNARVNLVYVETILKIIGIAYIAEFATQITKDAGQGAIASKIELAGKVIILAMAIPILTVLIETIIKLIPS; encoded by the coding sequence ATTGAAATCATTAAAATTGTCGGTGTAGCTCTCATTGCGACCTTTCTTGCTCTCATCATTAAGGAGCAAAAGCCAAACTTTGCCTTCCTTTTAATTGTGTTTGTCGGCTGTGTCATTTTTCTTTTTTTAGTTGATAAAATCTATGAAATCATTCATATGCTTGAAAAATTAGCAGTGAATGCACGGGTAAATCTCGTTTATGTTGAAACCATTCTCAAAATCATTGGTATTGCTTATATTGCAGAATTTGCTACTCAAATAACAAAGGATGCGGGTCAAGGAGCAATCGCCTCTAAGATTGAATTAGCAGGAAAAGTAATCATTCTCGCGATGGCGATTCCTATATTAACCGTTTTAATTGAAACCATTATTAAATTAATTCCGAGCTAA
- the spoIIIAG gene encoding stage III sporulation protein AG: MDNKQGPFSWLKKILKLDEKTDKKPSKYQYMLLVLCIGAAFMLVGNIVFKTDTSPTDIPASTNTKGEAEDVPTFGLKKSSGNKAIAEYEEKYEDQLKKAIQEMLGVNDVTVVVNIDSTDKKVLEKNRVSKSQTTDETDREGGQRKVQESSTDEQLVIIRDGENEGPIVVETKKPEIRGVLVVAKGADNIQVKKWIVEAVTRALGVPSHRVAVMPKK, translated from the coding sequence ATGGATAACAAACAAGGACCATTTTCATGGCTCAAAAAAATACTTAAATTAGATGAAAAAACAGACAAGAAACCAAGTAAATACCAATATATGCTTCTCGTTCTTTGTATTGGTGCAGCGTTTATGCTTGTGGGGAACATAGTATTCAAAACCGATACAAGTCCTACAGATATTCCAGCATCAACAAATACAAAGGGAGAGGCGGAGGATGTCCCTACATTTGGCTTGAAAAAGAGCTCAGGTAATAAGGCCATAGCTGAATATGAAGAAAAGTATGAGGATCAGCTAAAGAAGGCAATTCAAGAAATGTTAGGCGTGAATGATGTTACTGTCGTGGTGAATATTGATTCAACAGATAAGAAGGTTTTAGAGAAAAATAGAGTCTCCAAATCACAAACAACGGATGAAACTGATCGTGAAGGTGGACAACGGAAAGTACAGGAATCCTCAACGGATGAACAACTTGTTATTATACGCGATGGGGAAAATGAAGGACCAATTGTAGTAGAAACGAAAAAACCTGAAATTCGCGGTGTACTTGTTGTTGCAAAGGGTGCTGACAATATTCAGGTGAAAAAATGGATTGTAGAAGCAGTCACAAGGGCGTTAGGAGTGCCAAGCCACCGTGTCGCCGTTATGCCTAAAAAATAA
- the nusB gene encoding transcription antitermination factor NusB has protein sequence MKRRTAREKALQALFQIDVSNTDPSLAIEHVLEGEMGDEYLSNLVIGVVEHKEEIDKLIIENLEKWSMDRLATVDRNLLRIAAYELKFYRNEIPENVILDEAIEIAKIYGDDQSSKFINGVLSKVKQTLLAN, from the coding sequence ATGAAAAGAAGAACAGCAAGGGAAAAAGCGCTACAGGCTCTGTTTCAAATCGATGTTAGCAATACTGATCCATCATTAGCTATTGAACATGTATTAGAGGGGGAAATGGGAGACGAATATTTATCAAACCTAGTTATAGGAGTAGTAGAGCACAAAGAAGAAATTGACAAGCTAATAATTGAAAACCTTGAAAAGTGGTCTATGGATCGTTTGGCAACAGTGGACCGAAACTTATTGAGAATTGCTGCATATGAATTAAAGTTTTATCGAAATGAAATTCCTGAAAATGTTATTTTAGATGAAGCCATTGAGATAGCTAAAATTTACGGGGATGACCAATCAAGCAAATTTATTAATGGAGTTCTTTCAAAGGTGAAACAAACGCTTCTTGCCAATTAA
- a CDS encoding SIMPL domain-containing protein, whose translation MYHYQQPNRGGGHHRGQHLIKVTGEGEMAVQPDLASVNLGVITEGKELIPAQQQNAIQSTKVIQSLVELGIPQTHIQTFDYRIESDYDYEQGKQIFRGYKVTHILQVKIEDLTMIGKVVDNAVQNGVNYVSNIQFTVNNKDPYYQRALVMAVNNAIGKAKTIADSINVTLIPTPSLIVEGSSPIHPYSYQPETMVKAMSTTPLEPGQIKIKANISAEFHYRTI comes from the coding sequence GTGTATCATTATCAGCAGCCTAACCGGGGTGGAGGCCATCATAGAGGGCAGCATTTAATAAAAGTTACTGGGGAGGGAGAAATGGCGGTCCAGCCCGACTTAGCTTCTGTTAACTTAGGCGTTATTACGGAAGGCAAGGAACTAATACCAGCACAGCAGCAAAATGCCATTCAAAGTACAAAGGTCATTCAATCTTTAGTGGAACTTGGAATTCCCCAAACACATATACAAACATTTGATTACCGAATAGAATCTGATTACGACTATGAACAAGGGAAACAAATTTTTAGAGGATATAAGGTAACTCATATTTTACAGGTGAAAATAGAAGATTTAACCATGATAGGAAAGGTGGTAGACAACGCTGTACAAAATGGGGTTAATTATGTATCAAACATTCAATTTACAGTAAATAATAAAGATCCTTATTATCAACGCGCCTTAGTTATGGCAGTAAACAATGCGATTGGGAAAGCAAAGACAATTGCCGACTCGATTAACGTTACATTAATACCCACCCCTAGTTTAATCGTGGAAGGCAGCAGTCCAATTCACCCTTATTCTTATCAGCCGGAAACAATGGTGAAAGCTATGAGCACCACTCCTTTGGAACCTGGACAAATAAAAATAAAAGCAAACATATCAGCAGAGTTTCACTATCGAACTATATAA